The region CCTCTCCCCCAGTGGGGGAGAGGGTTGCGAAGGGTTGGCGTGGCGCCAGCCACGCCTTACCCGGTCGGGACGGTTGGGGACGGATCCTCCCGTCCCCAACGCCCGCGCCGGAAGGATCCGGCGCGGACGTCCCCGACGGGTGAGGGGGATTCCACGTCACCGGAGTTCGCACTACCCAACAACCGGCGCCGGAGACAATCGGCGCACCTTCCAAAGCGGAACCAACAAACGATGGCGGCGAACAAGAAGCTCTACGTCCTGCCGGGCGACGGCATCGGCCCCGAGGTCATGGCCGAGGTACGCCGCGTCGTCGGCTGGTTCGACAAGAACCGCGCGATCACCTTCGATTTGGCCGAGGGTCTGGTTGGCGGCGCCTCCTTGGATGCCCATGACACGCCCTTGACCGACAAGACCTTGGCCGATGCGGTCGCCGCCGATGCCATCCTGTTCGGCTCGGTCGGCGGACCGAAATGGGATTCGCTCGCCTTCGAGAAGAAGCCCGAGCGCGGTCTCCTGAAGCTGAGGAAGGAGATGGACCTCTTCGCCAATCTCCGGCCGGCGACGGTCTTCGAGGCGCTCATCGATGCCTCCACCCTCAAGCCCGAGGTGATCAAGGGCTGCGACATCATGGTCTTGCGCGAGCTCACCGGCGGCGTCTATTTCGGCCAGCCCAGGGGCATCGAGACCCGGCCCGACGGGACCAAGCGCGGCCTCGACACCCAGGTCTACACCACGCCCGAGATCGAGCGCATCGCCAGGGTCGGCTTCGAGCTGGCGAAGAAGCGCCGCAACAAGGTGCACTCGGTCGATAAGGCCAATGTGATGATGACCGGGGTGCTCTGGCGCGAGACCGTGACCAAGCTGCATCAGGCCGAGTTCGGAAATGTCGGGCTCGAGCACATGTACGCCGACAATTGCGCCATGCAGCTCGTGCGCAACCCGCTGCAGTTCGACGTGATCGTCACCGATAACCTATTCGGCGACATGCTGTCCGACTGCGCGGCCATGCTGACGGGCTCGCTCGGCATGCTGCCCTCGGCCTCGCTGGGCGCGCTCGATCCCAGATCGGGCAAGCGCCACGCGCTCTACGAGCCGGTGCATGGCTCGGCGCCCGACATCGCCGGCAAGGGCATCGCCAATCCTCTAGCTGAGCTCCTGAGCTTCGCCATGCTGCTCCGCTATTCCTTCGATCTGCCCGAGGACGCGGATTTGGTCGAGAAGGCGGTCAAGAACGTGCTGGCCTCAGGCAAGCGCACCGCCGACATCGCCGCCAAAGGCAAGACGCCGGTCTCGACCAAGGCGATGGGCGATGCGGTCCTGGGCGAGCTCGACCGGCTCGCCAGGTAGGGCTCCGCTTCCGGTTCGCATGCGAGCGCGGTCGACGGTGCCTGCCCGAACTCGATGCCGTGTGCGATGAGGGCGTCCTGCTCGGCTTCCCGTCGGGAGCGGGCGAGAGCGCTGGTGCCGATGAGGCGAACGACCCTGGCCCCTTCTCCCGCCAGAGCGACCAGCCGTTCGGTTGCGTCGAGATCGGCCGGGATTCGCCGAGCCTCGCTCCGCGCCAAGGCCAGAACCGCCGGGGCGGCGGTCTCGTCATGGACGACGATTTCGGCCTCTTGCAGCAGGCGGAGAGCCTTCAGCGTCAGGTGGTCGATCTCCCCCAGCGCATCCTCGACATAGTGGACCATGCCCATGGGTGGACCGGGCCGACCGGCGCAAGAGCGATCCAGCTGCCGCCTGAGGAGCTGAAGGCCCTCGGTCCATCGTCCGGCTGAGATAAGCTCGGCGACGGGGCCGCTGAAGATGGCAACCCAGAAGCGGCGGCGCGCCGCCGCATCGCTGAGCCGTCGCCTGACGTCGTTGCGCAACGCTCCGGCGAAGGCGGCGAGCTGGCCGAGCGCGCCGGGGAGCATGCTTTCGATGCGCATCTTGACGAGCTGCGTCAGCACCGGGGAGGTGCCGCCGCTGGAAATCGCCACGACCAGCGGCGAGCGATCGACGACAGCCGGCATGATGAAGCTGCAAAGTGCTGGACGATCGACCGCGTTGACCGGCAGGAAGCGGGCGCGCGCGGCCTCGGCTACGGCGGCATCGCCGGTCTCCTCACCCGTCGCCGCAATCGCCAGCACCGAGCCATCGAGATCGGCTGGAACGAATGCCGAGGCGCGATGCTCGCCCTGCTCGCGGATGAGCCAGCGGCTGAAATCCGGGTCGAGCCGCGGCGCCACCACGCGGATGCGGGCTCCAGCCCCGATGAGGAGCTTGGCCTTGCGCCAGGCGACCGCGTTGCCGCCGACGACGACGGCCAGCCGGTTCTCGAGGTCGAGGAAGATCGGGAAGTAGCGTGTCATGCCGGTGCCGCGTTGCCGAGGGAGGCGAGCAGACCGCGGATCTCCGGCAGGCAGGAGCCGCAGCTGGTGCCGGCGCCAAGCGCGCGGCCGACCGCCTCGGTGGTGTTGAAGCCCCCGGTCGCCGCGGCGCGCAAGATGGTCTCGCGGCCGACGGCGAAGCAGGCGCAAATCGTCGGGCCGGTATCGGCGCCGGGGGAAGCCGGCCGGGCGGCAAGCAGGAAGCGCCGGTCGGTTGCTTCCAAGGACGGCGCCTCGAACATCGTGGCGAGCCAATCCTCGTCCGGCAGAAACGAGTCCGGTGCCAGGAAGGCGCAGGCGGCGAGCCGGCCCTCCTGGATCGATGCGCCGCGGTGTTGTCCGGCGCCGGCGTCGTTGTATTCGATCCATTCGCCGCCGCCCTTCGAGCGGAGAATGCCGGTGAGCAAAGCCCAGCCTTCCGCCGGCGCCGTGCTGCCGGCAAGCTCATGCCGCCAGAACCCCTCGCGCGCGGTGATGACCGCGTATTCGTGTGGTGACGCATCGAGGGGTTCCAGCGCCAGCAGGATGGCCTGCCAGCGCGCCGGAAATCGGGACAGCCGAACCGGCGTGTGCTTGAGTTCAGGCTGCCCGGAAACCGGATCGTAGACGGGGTTGACGGCGGCATTGACGCAACCCTCACGGCTGAACTGGTCGGTCCAATGCATGGGGGCGAAAATCACGCCCGGGCGCTGTCCCGGATCGATCCTGACCCGGGCGCTGCAGCGTCCCCACCGGCTCTCGATCCGCGCGAGGTCGCCGCTGGCGATCCCGGCGGCGGCCGCGTCGGAGGCGTGCACATCGACGATCGGGCCGGGAGCGTGCCGGCTGAGCCGCGGCGACCGGCCGGTCCGCGTCATCGTGTGCCACTGGTCGCGGATCCGGCCGGTGTTGAGCGCCAAGGGGAATGCCGCATCCGGCTCGTGCCGAGGCGGCACCGGTGGTGTGGGCACCAGGCGGGCGCGGCCATCTTCCGTATAGAACCGGCCATCGGCGAAAAATCGCTCGCGGCGTCGCTCGGGCTCGGCCGGCACCGGCCAGCGCACCGGCTCCAGCCTCGCGTAGCCGGCATCGTCCAGAGAGGCGAGCGCCCCCAAATCGAAGTCCCTGGATCCGGCATTTTCGAATGCCGACAAGGCTGCATGCTCGCGGAATACCTCGGCCGGCGACCGGTAGGCAAAGCTCTCGGCGAAACCCAAGCGTCGGGCGACTTCGGCGATGATCCACCAATCCGGCCTCGCCTCGCCGGGCGCCGGCATGAAGGTGCGCTGGCGTGAGATCCGCCGTTCGGAATTGGTGACCGTGCCGTCCTTCTCGCCCCAGGCCAGGGCCGGCAGCAGCACATGGGCGTAGGAAGCCGTGTCGGTCCTGCGCATGCAGTCGGAGACGACGACGAGCTCGCAGCCGGCGAGCGCCCGGCGCACGCTGTCGCTGTCGGGCATGCTCACCGCGGGGTTCGTCGCCATGATCCACAGCACCTTGATCCGTCCCGTGGCCACGGCATCGAACATCTCCGCCGCCTTGAGGCCGGGTTTCAGCGCAATGGCAGGTGCTTTCCAGAAGCGGCGAACGCGCTCCACCTGCTCCGGCTCGAAGTCCATATGCGCGGCGAGCTGGTTGGCAAGAGCGCCGACCTCGCGGCCTCCCATGGCATTGGGCTGCCCGGTCACCGAGAACGGTCCGCTGCCCGGAGTTCCAATGCGGCCGGTCAGCAAATGGCAATTGATGATGGCGTTGACCTTGTCGCTGCCGCTGGAGGATTGATTGACGCCTTGGGAGTAGACGGTGACGACGCGGTCGGTCGCGGCAAACATCGAATAGAAGCAATGGAGCTCGGCTTCGCGAAGCCCGCACGACTCGGCGACGAGGGCGGCATTGGAGGCCGAGGCGCGTGCGACCGCCAGCGCCTCCTCGTAACCCGCAACGGCGGTGAGGAAGCCGGGCTTGGCCTTGCCGGCATCGACCAGCGCCACCAGGAGGCCGTTGAACAGCAGCACATCGGTGCCCGGCCGGATCGCCAGATG is a window of Pseudomonadota bacterium DNA encoding:
- the leuB gene encoding 3-isopropylmalate dehydrogenase, producing MAANKKLYVLPGDGIGPEVMAEVRRVVGWFDKNRAITFDLAEGLVGGASLDAHDTPLTDKTLADAVAADAILFGSVGGPKWDSLAFEKKPERGLLKLRKEMDLFANLRPATVFEALIDASTLKPEVIKGCDIMVLRELTGGVYFGQPRGIETRPDGTKRGLDTQVYTTPEIERIARVGFELAKKRRNKVHSVDKANVMMTGVLWRETVTKLHQAEFGNVGLEHMYADNCAMQLVRNPLQFDVIVTDNLFGDMLSDCAAMLTGSLGMLPSASLGALDPRSGKRHALYEPVHGSAPDIAGKGIANPLAELLSFAMLLRYSFDLPEDADLVEKAVKNVLASGKRTADIAAKGKTPVSTKAMGDAVLGELDRLAR
- a CDS encoding molybdopterin-dependent oxidoreductase, which encodes MRRANATRTTCPYCGVGCGILASAAEGGGIVVAGDEEHPANHGRLCSKGAALAETLSLEGRLLHPELHGRCVDWDTALAEVAGGIGRAIGEHGADSVGFYVSGQLLTEDYYVANKLMKGFLGSANIDTNSRLCMASSVAGHRRAFGADTVPGTYEDLELANVVVLVGSNLAWCHPVLYQRLAAAKARRPELTVVNIDPRRTASCDIADLHLAIRPGTDVLLFNGLLVALVDAGKAKPGFLTAVAGYEEALAVARASASNAALVAESCGLREAELHCFYSMFAATDRVVTVYSQGVNQSSSGSDKVNAIINCHLLTGRIGTPGSGPFSVTGQPNAMGGREVGALANQLAAHMDFEPEQVERVRRFWKAPAIALKPGLKAAEMFDAVATGRIKVLWIMATNPAVSMPDSDSVRRALAGCELVVVSDCMRRTDTASYAHVLLPALAWGEKDGTVTNSERRISRQRTFMPAPGEARPDWWIIAEVARRLGFAESFAYRSPAEVFREHAALSAFENAGSRDFDLGALASLDDAGYARLEPVRWPVPAEPERRRERFFADGRFYTEDGRARLVPTPPVPPRHEPDAAFPLALNTGRIRDQWHTMTRTGRSPRLSRHAPGPIVDVHASDAAAAGIASGDLARIESRWGRCSARVRIDPGQRPGVIFAPMHWTDQFSREGCVNAAVNPVYDPVSGQPELKHTPVRLSRFPARWQAILLALEPLDASPHEYAVITAREGFWRHELAGSTAPAEGWALLTGILRSKGGGEWIEYNDAGAGQHRGASIQEGRLAACAFLAPDSFLPDEDWLATMFEAPSLEATDRRFLLAARPASPGADTGPTICACFAVGRETILRAAATGGFNTTEAVGRALGAGTSCGSCLPEIRGLLASLGNAAPA